From a region of the Desmodus rotundus isolate HL8 chromosome 7, HLdesRot8A.1, whole genome shotgun sequence genome:
- the SNRNP35 gene encoding U11/U12 small nuclear ribonucleoprotein 35 kDa protein, with translation MNDWVPIAKEYDPLKAGSIDGTDEDPHDRAVWRAMLARYAPNKGVTGDPLLTLFVARLNLQTKEEKLKEVFSRYGDIRRLRLVRDLVTGFSKGYAFIEYKEERSLLKAYRDADGLVIDQHEIFVDYELERTLKGWIPRRLGGGLGGKKESGQLRFGGRDRPFRKPINLPVIKNDQYRDGKREKRERSRSRERHWESRTRDRDHDRGREKRRQDREPARVWPENERERDFRDDRVKGREKKDRSK, from the coding sequence ATGAACGACTGGGTGCCCATCGCCAAGGAGTATGACCCCCTTAAAGCTGGCAGCATCGATGGCACGGATGAAGACCCCCACGACCGGGCGGTCTGGAGGGCGATGTTGGCACGATACGCCCCCAACAAAGGTGTCACGGGGGACCCCCTCCTCACCCTGTTCGTGGCGAGACTCAACCTGCAGACCAAAGAGGAGAAGTTAAAGGAAGTATTTTCCCGCTATGGGGACATCCGGCGGCTTCGGCTGGTGAGGGACTTGGTCACGGGCTTTTCTAAAGGCTACGCCTTCATCGAATACAAAGAGGAGCGGTCCCTCCTCAAAGCTTACCGGGACGCTGACGGCCTGGTCATCGACCAGCACGAGATATTTGTGGACTATGAACTGGAAAGGACTCTCAAAGGGTGGATCCCTCGGCGACTCGGAGGAGGTCTGGGGGGGAAAAAGGAATCTGGGCAACTGAGATTCGGGGGGCGGGACCGGCCTTTCCGCAAACCCATTAATTTGCCGGTTATTAAAAATGACCAGTACAgagatgggaaaagggaaaagagggaaCGATCCCGGTCCAGAGAAAGACACTGGGAGTCGAGGACACGGGACCGGGACCATGACCGGGGCCGGGAGAAGAGGCGGCAGGACAGAGAGCCAGCCAGGGTGTGGCCTgaaaatgagagggagagggacttCAGAGACGACAGGGTCAAGGGCAGGGAGAAGAAGGACAGAAGTAAGTAG